One Nostoc sp. UHCC 0302 DNA window includes the following coding sequences:
- a CDS encoding amino acid adenylation domain-containing protein, with product MSSEEVFVFPVSFAQQRLWFLDQLIPENTIYNVPTVIRLTGSLNLTALEQTFNEIVRRHETLRTTFIVLDGQPLQAIAPSLTIPISVLDLQLMADGEREVEVNSIVTAEIEHPFDLSSGPLLRVKLLVLSNTEHILLLNMHHIICDDWSIGVLIRELGTLYTAFTQKQTPLLLELPLQYADFAHWQREWLQGEVLQTQLTYWQQQLNGISMLHLPTDKPRPAIQSYEGATQFFELPKKLTDALEKLSQQEGVTFFMMMLAAFKTLLYRYTHQEDIAVGSPIANRNRSEIEGLIGFFVNSLVLRSNLSGNPTFRELLGRVREVTLGAYSQQDLPFDKLVEELHPERNLSYHPLFQVVFSLQNAPMSALELPGLVPSFMNIDLNKTRFDLELHLWKCSDDFRSLWGANWEYSEGLRGVIVYNTDVFHKATITRMLEHFKTLLSSIVANPEQRIANLPLLSEAEQHQILVEWNNTNVNYPHDKCIHQLFEEQVHHHPDSIALIFGNEQITYQELNRRSNKLAQYLQKIGVGSETLVGICIFQSIEMIVGLLGILKAGGAYVPLDASYPQERLKFMLGDAQVSVLLTQEKLLKSFECFLNPIICIDKDWEIITQENKNNLESSVTSNNLAYIIYTSGSTGKPKGVAITHKAVNRLVCNTNYIKLSSSDKIAQASNTSFDAATFEIWGALLNGAQLVGVSKNVILSPQEFALQLQQKEISVLFLTTALFQQIARDALQAFASLRYLLFGGEAVNIRWVKKILQHSAPKHLVHVYGPTENTTFSSYYHIHELPELATSIPIGCPINNTQIYILDTYLQPVPVGVIGELYIGGDGLAREYLNHTELTTKHFITNYFSNNSKTRLYKTGDLARYLPDGNIEFIGRIDNQVKIRGFRIELSEIEAVLSEHPAVRETVVIADEDIPDNKYLVAYLVLNVVETANLASLLRKFLKEKLPEYMIPTAYVVLESIPLTPNGKVDCRALPRPKVTFDRYDYVAPRSQLEELLAEIWAKVLVKEQVGVHDNFFELGGHSLLATQLISRIRDTFQIDVTVRNLFEAPTVEQLAKCIDTMFWAAKGADKTETIGQEREEIEF from the coding sequence ATGTCTTCTGAAGAGGTTTTTGTCTTTCCAGTATCCTTTGCCCAACAGCGGTTATGGTTCCTTGACCAGTTGATCCCTGAGAATACTATTTATAATGTGCCGACAGTAATTCGCTTAACAGGTTCGCTTAACTTAACGGCACTGGAGCAAACTTTTAACGAAATTGTGCGTCGCCATGAAACCTTACGCACTACATTTATAGTGTTGGATGGGCAACCCCTACAGGCGATTGCGCCCAGCTTAACAATACCTATTTCTGTATTAGACCTCCAGCTAATGGCAGATGGTGAAAGGGAGGTTGAAGTAAACAGCATTGTTACCGCAGAGATAGAACATCCCTTTGATTTATCCTCCGGGCCATTGCTGCGAGTTAAGTTGCTTGTGCTTTCCAACACAGAACATATTCTGTTACTGAATATGCACCATATTATCTGCGATGATTGGTCTATTGGGGTGCTGATTCGGGAACTGGGAACGCTGTACACAGCTTTTACACAGAAGCAAACTCCACTTCTATTAGAACTGCCTCTTCAGTACGCCGACTTTGCACACTGGCAACGCGAGTGGCTACAAGGAGAAGTACTGCAAACACAGTTAACTTATTGGCAGCAGCAATTAAATGGTATTTCTATGCTGCATTTACCTACCGACAAACCAAGGCCAGCTATACAAAGCTATGAAGGTGCAACACAATTTTTTGAGTTACCAAAAAAGCTAACTGACGCACTAGAAAAGCTTTCGCAGCAAGAAGGTGTAACCTTTTTTATGATGATGTTGGCAGCATTTAAAACTTTACTCTACCGCTACACACATCAAGAAGATATTGCCGTAGGTTCGCCAATTGCTAACCGTAACCGCAGCGAAATTGAAGGTCTAATTGGTTTTTTTGTCAATAGTTTAGTGCTACGCAGTAATTTATCTGGAAACCCGACTTTCCGAGAACTGTTAGGCAGAGTACGAGAGGTAACACTAGGAGCTTATAGTCAGCAAGATTTGCCATTTGACAAGCTAGTTGAAGAACTCCACCCAGAGCGAAACTTAAGCTATCATCCGTTATTTCAAGTAGTGTTTAGTTTGCAGAATGCGCCAATGTCGGCACTAGAACTGCCTGGATTAGTGCCTAGCTTTATGAATATTGACTTAAACAAAACGCGTTTTGATTTGGAGCTACACCTATGGAAGTGTTCTGATGATTTTAGGAGCTTATGGGGTGCAAACTGGGAATATTCTGAAGGACTCCGCGGCGTAATAGTTTACAACACAGATGTGTTTCATAAAGCTACTATTACCCGGATGCTGGAGCATTTTAAAACTCTGCTGTCAAGCATTGTTGCCAATCCAGAACAACGCATTGCAAATTTACCGCTATTAAGTGAAGCGGAACAACATCAAATATTAGTGGAATGGAATAATACTAACGTAAACTATCCTCATGATAAGTGTATCCATCAATTGTTTGAAGAACAGGTACACCATCATCCTGATTCTATAGCATTAATCTTTGGTAATGAGCAAATTACTTATCAAGAGTTGAATAGACGCAGCAATAAACTAGCACAATATTTACAAAAAATTGGGGTAGGTTCAGAAACTTTAGTAGGTATTTGCATTTTCCAGTCTATAGAAATGATAGTTGGGTTACTAGGCATTCTGAAAGCAGGAGGAGCATATGTTCCTTTAGATGCCAGCTATCCTCAAGAACGCCTAAAGTTTATGCTGGGAGATGCACAAGTTTCAGTATTGCTAACACAAGAAAAGTTGCTCAAGTCTTTTGAATGCTTTTTGAATCCAATTATTTGTATAGATAAAGACTGGGAAATTATTACTCAAGAAAACAAAAACAACCTTGAAAGTAGCGTTACATCTAATAACTTAGCTTATATTATCTACACTTCCGGCTCTACAGGAAAACCCAAGGGAGTGGCTATAACTCACAAAGCTGTAAATCGGCTAGTGTGTAATACAAACTATATAAAATTGTCATCATCAGATAAAATTGCTCAAGCCTCAAACACTTCTTTTGATGCCGCAACATTCGAGATTTGGGGAGCGCTACTTAACGGCGCTCAACTTGTAGGTGTTAGCAAAAATGTAATCCTTTCGCCTCAAGAATTTGCATTACAGCTACAACAAAAAGAAATCAGTGTCTTGTTTTTGACAACAGCTTTATTTCAACAGATTGCTAGAGACGCTCTGCAAGCTTTTGCGTCATTGCGATATTTGCTATTTGGTGGCGAGGCTGTTAATATCAGATGGGTCAAAAAGATTCTCCAACATAGTGCGCCAAAGCATTTAGTTCATGTTTATGGGCCTACGGAAAATACAACATTTTCATCTTATTATCATATACATGAGTTACCAGAACTAGCTACATCTATTCCCATTGGTTGCCCGATCAATAATACACAAATTTATATATTAGATACTTATTTGCAGCCTGTGCCTGTTGGCGTTATTGGGGAATTATATATTGGTGGTGATGGTCTGGCACGAGAATATCTCAATCACACGGAATTAACTACTAAACACTTTATTACAAATTATTTTAGTAATAATTCAAAAACACGACTTTATAAAACAGGTGATTTAGCCCGCTATTTACCAGATGGCAATATTGAATTTATAGGTCGGATTGATAATCAAGTAAAGATTCGTGGCTTTCGCATTGAATTATCAGAGATTGAAGCGGTGTTGAGTGAACATCCAGCAGTGAGAGAAACAGTAGTCATTGCTGATGAGGACATACCTGATAACAAGTATTTGGTGGCTTATCTTGTTCTTAATGTAGTAGAGACAGCAAATTTGGCATCTCTACTACGTAAATTTCTGAAAGAAAAGTTACCAGAATACATGATACCAACAGCTTATGTGGTACTGGAATCAATACCATTAACACCTAATGGCAAAGTAGACTGTCGGGCTTTACCTAGACCCAAAGTAACCTTTGATAGATATGATTATGTAGCGCCGCGATCGCAACTTGAAGAGTTACTTGCAGAAATTTGGGCTAAAGTCTTGGTAAAAGAGCAGGTAGGCGTGCATGATAATTTCTTTGAATTGGGCGGTCATTCTCTACTAGCTACTCAGTTAATTTCCCGAATCCGAGATACCTTTCAAATAGATGTAACTGTACGCAATTTATTTGAAGCACCAACTGTAGAACAACTTGCTAAGTGTATCGATACAATGTTTTGGGCAGCAAAAGGTGCTGATAAAACTGAAACTATAGGACAAGAGCGAGAAGAGATTGAATTTTAA